The following is a genomic window from Mauremys mutica isolate MM-2020 ecotype Southern chromosome 4, ASM2049712v1, whole genome shotgun sequence.
CTGCCTGCCAGCATTGTCCCCTGCTCTGCATTCCAGCTAGAAATGAGTGCAAACCAGCATTCCAGGAACTAGGACTTAAATTTCATAGCTGATCCCATTTGGCCAGGTTGGGCTCTGGAAGGCCATCTCCGCCCTGTGCTGGTCTTGTATTATAATATAAAAGAGCCGCTTGCCTGCAGATTGCACTGCTTGGGATGAAGGATGAGAGATGAGCCAGAGCCACAAAACTCGGAGATatctcttttgtgtgtgtggtgtctGTTATGACCATCTATTGAAATGAGTCCACCTGTGAAATTCAGATTCTTATATAAGAAGTTCTGATCTGGATTCATGTCTACCTGCTATGTCCCAAACAGCTCACAAGAGCATTCTGTTATAACAAAAAACAAGGCAGGGAAATCCCTCTGAATATCTATTGTATTTTTTAATACCCTTGTGAAACGGTTTTCTCTACAGGGAAGCTAGTAATTTTTGCATAACTtcttaccttttctttttttttaaaggtgaaagCACGCTCTCTCTTTGCTATAAATATTCCAACTGCGACATAAACCAAATTAAAGAGAAATACAAGATTGACAACTTCACTTTCAAATGTTGCCAAAAAGATCTGTGTAACAGGAGTCAAACCACAATGATTAGTACAGCAGTCTTCAGCATTGCTACCATGATGACCATGATCTGGATACTCTGCTTTTAAGATGGAGGGGGAAagaatttttttcttatataCCTACTGATTTATAAATCGTACATATAAACATGCTGTCTATTGTATACAATTTTTGTGCCTAGAACAGTTGTGTTTGAGAAAGCAGACTTTTACAAaaacagtgggtttttttttttctaagcTACATGTTAAAAATATAGGGAAAGTACATCTGCAGTGGTAGATAACTGCAGATTCTTGATGGAAGTTATAATTATCTATGTGTTATCTGGAGTAAATTCTTTCCCTTGCTTACAGTGAGTTTCATATCTCTGATCTGATTTGAGTTTGTCCTCTGCACTCCAGTTGTGGCAATGTTACATAGCCTTCCAAAGGTATAAGCAATTTTTTAAAGTCAGACTATTGTTTATGAAACTGTTACGAGTTGTCTTGCCCCAGCagcttttcctttattttcttaTGTAATTGTTTCTGCTTGAAAATATGTTTAACAAATGCACCTAACTCCCCATGTGTTATACAAAAAAGCAACCATGACCTGATAACGGTCAAAATTGTATTATTACGGGTACTGCTTTGTGGCTAATGTAGTGCATGCTTATACATGAAATGACTCTTGACAGtctggtttgttttttgtgtgtaaagTGTAGTGATTCAGACTGGGGTGATATTTACAGTCCCTCTCTTGTTCCTGGAGAACTTCTGTAGTAGCTACTCCTCCTCCTTTCTTAGAAGTAATGTAAATTAACTGAGGGGCATGCTCCTACTTCACTTAGGGAAGGGGTAAAGTGAattaccactttttttttttttggatcctTGAGATCTTTAATCTGCAGTATCCAGAGTTTCCTATGCTGAGCACTACACTTCATCTTGGTGACACTTTGAACAGATTGTAAAGGCACCATGCTTTTCCTTACTGAgagcaagctttttttttttccttcaaaatgatTTCTCCACTTAAACTATTCTGTAACTTCAGTGATCATTCACACTCAGCAGTAATGTGGGGATGTTAATAAAATATGAGCTGTGGCTGGTTTATTTACCTAAATGTGAGAATTGTAGTGCAATGTAGAAATCTCAAGACATTCACAGGCATCTTCTATCAGGGAAGGGATCTTTCTCAGCCCAAGGTAGTAGACAGGGCATCTGCACACTTGGCTCCTCATCACTACTACAGTCCATTACACCTTGCATACCTATCTACAAGGCTAGGTTTTTAGCGTGTAGATAATGATTCACGGATCTAATGACTACAGCTGTAGTGCTTTTCTCCTCCCAAGCCCACTGTCCTGGGTAGTGATCACCTGCGTAGCTTCTTTTTTTCCCACCAGAAGCAGGGTCTTTCCTTGGGCTGCTACGCCTCCTGTGTCATTTCATTCATAAAGAGCTCTTGCTGTGATGAAATG
Proteins encoded in this region:
- the CD59 gene encoding CD59 glycoprotein, whose translation is MNGNKTNCVLLTGFIILAVFCSSGYMLKCYNCPLTAVPCKTNVTCPSDTDSCLWLKVGESTLSLCYKYSNCDINQIKEKYKIDNFTFKCCQKDLCNRSQTTMISTAVFSIATMMTMIWILCF